Sequence from the Mytilus galloprovincialis chromosome 10, xbMytGall1.hap1.1, whole genome shotgun sequence genome:
ATTATGTGTGTAAGAAAATAAACCTTAATAGACAATTTCTCCATCTTAACCTAAAATATTTATAGAGATTTCCATTTCCTTGCTAATGAAGTGGGCAATCACGAACATCTTACAACGATAAATTATCCAGTGATATTTAGACGGGTTTTCATGACATTCAGAAAAAGGACAAAGTAAAAGAAAACCGATttgacataaataaaaaaaaggaagttTTGTTTCTATCTTATTTATTGTTTCCTCGAAGATATGGAAATAAACTGAACCAATTTCTGTACGCCAGACGCACTTTAAAAGGATAAACGAAATGTTATTCCATTTGACTGTACATTCATAGTAAAGTGTACGTATTTATTTTCCATGTACGTTTAATGTAAAAGTCAAATGTATGTTGTTCCATTTGACTATACGTTTATAGTTTAATATATGTTATTCCATTTGACTGTATGTGTATGGTTTAATATATGTTATTCCACTTGACTGTACGTGTATGGTTTAATATATGTTATTCCATTTGACTGTACGTTTATAGTTTTTAATATGTATGTTAATTCACTTGACTGTACCTTGATAGTAAAGTATATGTTTCTTCATTTGACTGTTTGTTCACAGTTAAATGTATGGTATACCACTATATTGTACTTTTATGTTCTTCAGATAATGTTGATGAATTATCTTTTCTTCTGACGGCGGTCATTGCCTCTAATATCATTACAAACATAGAGTCATCAAATGAGACTGCTTCACAGACATTGGCGACAATGATGGTGATGATGGCGGCGATGACGATGATGTCCCCGGCAATCGCGCCAATGATGGTTCCTTTGATGGCGACGACCAGTGTGCTATTGATCAATAGTAACATGGACCAAAGTAAGCATGATTCAAAAGACGTCTGTTATGTTCATCAGCACAACTTAAAATACATTAATGCTATACGTTATACAGATTAAATGCTTTGAATGAACTAGAACCAGTGTTATTGATATGTAATGTTATAAGttacaaattaaaaagataatgtctaacaaattttaaaatttaatctctttaaaaaatttatttttcaaaacttcttGTGGTTTTTTTAAGGGGGTGGTTGGGGGGAGTGACTAATAGTTTAGCCTGGGAATAGTAAACTAACTAATACATTTATTATGTATCGGGTAAATCTGATGgaaataattttcttttctttttggttaATAAAACCACCCCAGATCGCAGTATAAACTTCACAAAATGGAGGTATGAACATATTCACATTTGTCCAGATTTGGGAACAGTAGCATTTATCTGTAATGTTTTCAAAAGATTAAGAGCATTAGcatttatttgcaatattttcaAACGCTGGTGCAGTACCAATTGGGTAATCGAAACTGGCATTATGTAATCAAGATTCTTGTATAATCATGCGAAGTGGGGGCTTTGCACTACCTATAATAAACTTGTTGAATATAATTTCAGTtccatattttatatttgtatatgtttgAGTTAACTTTACCTTTACCATTTGGTAAATTGAGGGTTTTTACTCATATTAAGACATAATCTGTATCTATTTCATTGTTtctaattgcactttttaatatttcatagaCTATAAAAATGCAATCAATGCAATCAAATAATCTGATGGTTAAATTTAGACACGGAAGGATCTGGTGTATCAATTTCTTACAAATGGTCATaacacacaaaattaaaaaaaagcagaGCTTAGCACTTTATTAACTTGTCTTCCTCCAGTTGTGTGTAGTTATATTACCATTTCCATATTTTAGCATACCTCAAAAACACCATTTCAATAAAGATTAAGAGTTCATTCACTTAAAAGGTTACCCAGAGTTCATGTCAACATGCTGTCTTCTAacagaaaattgaaatatcaCGACAGTTGAGATGTTAGCATTGACTGCTTCCAGCTGACCTAGTCTAGATTTATAAGTCAAAAGTCTATGAAGCTGTACTACCAGTATGTTCTCATAAGTCAAAATTCAATAAAGTTGTACTATGTTAttagtttttgtttattaatcaaACGTGTccataaccattttttttttcattaattcttTTAGACACTTGTCCATCTGATTGGGTTGTACTCGACGATTCGTGTTATTTCTTCAGTGAGCTTACCAACAGTTTAACCTGGAACGATGCACAGGTGAGATATATAACATACAAAATATccataaaacaaatttgttttcaaccgacactCTTTTTGTCAATTTCTAGCTGATGTTTTATCACTaactaattcaaaatttggtgactactTGTATGTTAAACGCATcaatccaatcgaactagagaaaaggatactacagatacagtatgtctcatatcttgacttaaatcGAAAAAATTGGCAATGGGGGTCGGatgaaacaaaactttacgacaaaagatatgatttcagcttctcaactttccatttctatgtagcaacattccagcagcgcctgcatacggagtatatatctcccaattgataaaatattcccgggcttgtacaAACTATCAGAATTTCCTTGATAGTGGGTTGTTGCTCATAAGGAAGGTATTaatttggtgaagttgaaatcatccattcgtTGATTTTACGAACGCCACCATGAGTTAGTTGGTCGTTATTGGATATCTGTTTTACAAAAGATATCGGATTTATTACTTATGTCGTGGTTATCATCCCGTTCTCTTTTCACGATTTTGACCAATCGAATTggacttattaccgggtttgctTTCAACATTgttaccaaattttaaattatttagagAGAGAACTTCATTTATATAGCGGAAATTAATGTTAAAGGATACTGCtatcttcttgtctttcttcttaagaggttcctgtatgaagtcagcctcataagaaAAAAGGAACAAATCGGCAAGAAGATGGACATGGTTGGTTCTCATGGAAATGCCGATAGTttattgaaaaacacgtcctcccaACGTAACATATATGTTGTCAAACAAATAATCAAACATATTGATGATATCAGTTTTAGAgaaattttgtttgaatcagagtgatttttacaaagtaggatttagcCCTTCTGACGACAAGATACTTGTGTCTACGttcgccattctttttttatgaaacaaagcaataccaactcttacCATTTGGAAAACTGTTAGACTAAAGTGTATAAAAGTCAAATGTTtcaatactattgcaagatgggagaatcttagattgtatgtactctaaaataaCTTTGGTATAAACTGATTCACGCCACCTATAGAATAGACAGTTTCATAATAACTTaaggctttgattgctgataaaaaaaatgttaataattaaaaaacaggTTTCGTGCAGGAAAGTGGTTTCCTAACctgtatttaaaataaaggaaCTTTTCACATTAAATTTTCATTGACTTTTTGTCATCTACCaccatttctaactctttaaagCTATGTAAACTATGCTCTTTTTTATCATGATATAAACCATTCCATTTAATAGATTTATCAGGACGTTTGATTGTCTTGTAAGCTTAGAACAGACCATGTAAATTTTTTGGTTTGGCTTTGGTGGCAGTGGCTTGactgaaaaagaagaaataaaattacttttacaaatttgttGTTAGCAACGCTATTTAGTATTTAAAGAAAGTGGTAACTCCGTTTTGATATGCCACCGGGAGCAAACGAACTGCCTTCTTACTTTCTAACACAAGCAGGTGtattttcttttagtttaaaacTACAGACTACTGATTTATAGTACGggttcattttatattttgactGCCGGCTTTCATTCGATTTAAACTTTACTGTATTCTTTTTTCGTATCTCATATATTGGTACCGAAACATCTATAGGTCATCTCCCCAAAAATAGAAgatatgtatatgttttgttaAATTTAGCTAATCTGCAATTAATTCAATATTCATGTCTAATATATCAGTCCCATGTGATGCATATACTGTGTTGAAACTTTTGATTCTACTGATGAGTTAAAGTAATCTCAAAATTGTCCGACTCATATTGCTACCGGGGAAAAAAAAGAGGTTATAAATTGGTTATTGTGCCCTGATTTCAAATGATTTGACGTCATTGTGTCCTAAAAACGATGGCGAATAATGACGGTACTCGTTTCATCGCAGTGGAGAAAACGGATACGGCAGACTTTGTAGAGCAAATATAAAACGCTAACACAAGGAAAACAACTGAAAGTGACATTACAATTTTAAAGGAGTGGTTAAAAAGTGCTGGAGAACTCCGCAATCCAGAAGATATTTAACTTGAAGATATTGATGTGTATCTGCTAAGATTCTTCATTGCTGTACGTACCATCAAACATATCTCCAAGTCATATTAAATGAGCCAGAATCGCTTAAAATCTCCCATAAATAgatctttaaatgaaaaaaatcaacatcgGGTATTATGTAGTACTTAAAtatcattcggcaatcctcggtagaatccgttACTATCCCTCTATCcgttagatgagggtacggaatcggtcgagttgagacgaatgactTATAtgtgtgataaatagattataacatgccttTTCCATATTGACCCGGTACCATTCCTTGACCCATATAACATTGGAGTCTCGGAATGATACCAGGGTAAATATGGAAAAAAGACATGTTATATAATCTTTACTTATTTCTCAAAAACACAATTACATTAGTTGGTATAGAGATACACACAATAAAGTTTACATAATGTAATATAATCCAGGCGAGGAAGTAGAGTAATATATGTGTGTGTGGTTTGATGTTGTGATATTTGATCGATTCAGAtccccccggaaaaattggcatgggAGTACTAGTTTCATCgcagtagaaaaaaaaaaacgatacggCAGACTTTGTAGAGCAAATATAAAACGCTAACTCAAAGGAAAAAAGTGCTGGAGAACTCCGTAATCCAGAGAATATTTAAGTTGAAGAGATAAATATGTATCTGATAAGATTCTTCACTGCAGTACGTACCAAAGATAATGACATAATATGAGCCAGATTTGCTTTTAAAAGTGCATTCTATCTTCCATAAATAGATATCTTTATGAAAAAAGCAAAATCGGTATTATTTAGAACTtagatatgtgataaatagattataacatgtcttttccatgtTGACCCGGTATCATCCCTAGACCCATATCGTCCCTCGGCTGAAGCCTCGGGCCGATATTGGAGTCTATGAATGATACCAGGGTCAATATGGAAAAGGGCGTGTTCTAATTAATCTATACTTATTTCTCAACAAACCAAATTACATTATTTGGTATAGAGATACACAAAAAAAAGTTTACATAATGTAATATAATCCAggcgaggaaagaacaaaaatttgAGTCCGCAAATTTGAAGATTTAACATTGCTGTGCTGGTATTTAGAATagttatgaatataaaatgtgttttcagCCATGTATAACTGGTGTTTCAAAGTCTGTCGTAGAGtaatatatagttgttaatgtatgtgtcattttggtctcttgtggacagttgtctcatcggaaatcataccacatcttttttatatgtgtgTGTGGTTTGTCGTTTATTTTTATACTTGTCTACATATTTAGGATTACTGCAACGAACGTGGTGCAAAGTTAGCAGAACCTGAAACGATGCAAGAAGTGAATCTGTTGAAAACGGAGGCAAACAACAAATACGGCGTCGTCGATAATGGTATGTATTCAAGTTTGGTATTATGTGTTAAGGGATTTCAAAAGTAACGATAGCATATAAAAAAGACCTAAAATACATAAATGCTTCagaatctttttttcaaatatttattattctgtctttgaaataatatatacaactcgtctaaacctCAACCCAACAATGCTagttctgtaaatttgctttagcaaattttttatacgcccgtcgtcttttggACGgggcgtattatggtataccgttgtccgtccgtccgtccgtctgtccgtccgtcgtccacacttcggacaataactcaaaaacgctttcaccaatttccatgaaactttggtgaattgtttatatctattgacgtaagctccctttcgtttttttttaatttcagattttaagttttggatttatggggctttattcataaaaaatggGGGaatttcaacacttcggacaataactcaaaaaggctttcaccaatgtccatgaaactttggtgaattgtttatatctattgatgtaagctccctttcaattttttataaatttcagatttaaagttttggatttatggggctttattcataaaaaaagggggattttcaacacttcggacaataactcaaaaaggctttcaccaatgtccatgaaactttggtgaattgtttatatctattgatgtaagctccctttcaatttttataaatttcagattttaagttttggatttatggggctttattcataaaaaaagggggattttcaacacttcggacaataactcaaaaaggctttcaccaatgtccatgaaactttggtgaattgtttatatctattgatgtaagctccctttccatttttataaatttcagattttaagttttggatttatggggctttattcataaataaaagggagattttcaacactttggacaataactcaaaaaggctttcaccaatgtccatgaaactttggtgaattgtttatatctattgatgtaagctccctttccatttttattaattttagattttacgttttcttaagtaatgaatttttatacttaaaaaagggggattttatgaaactttggtgaatatattaatgtaacatcccttttgatttgtatatatatttatagttgatcatataaattcatttaaagcataaaagacaagttaaaagagcaacgggcgtatcatgcgctaaagcgcagccctttattgttcttcccttgccgggattcgaacccatgctactgtgatatcgtgacactaaatcgcctgcactgcagccgtcccgctagaccacacgaccacctgggctctgcaaaaataaagctttcagaggccgtgtgttacctttcctcgtcagttttaatctagcggcgtactacagtacatgatatataaggcatagaGATGTTATTGTAACAGATCAGCTtgattatctatagtaaaggatcctacaaattaatgtaagatacattcacagaaaataattatatttataagtacgtccgAGTCAgtaacaactctacaacagattaatctgttgtagagttgtcactgactcagacgtacttatatatatacatatatatataaacgcctaaaaagtgtacataacaacaccaatgatataaaaaggaactataaatgtaattatttataaatatttcggataacagatatctttcgtcagtcagattctgatgttaaatgttaaaggaatcatctttaagtcttcttagattaaacttttacttaatcttgaaatttatacaataaaaaaggcaaaccgaacatcagttaagacgcttgcaccattctaaaaatttgttgaatatgacatatattatatgactaattacatcagagagttcaaatatatgctttaaataaaaataataatgtgcgatgtgacctagcacaattttaaagctttaacggtgtcgatattatgatgttacaagaaagattgcgtcaataagaattccaaataaacatcactgaacggtctaaatttctaaatatttcagatttatatatatatatatatatatatatatatatatatatatatatatatatatatatatatatatatatatatatatatatatatatagaagatgtggtatgattgccaatgagacatctcttcacaacagaccaaatgacacagaaattaacaactatataggtcaccgcacggccttcaacaatgagaaaatcccataccgcatagtcagctataaaagaaccgaaatgacaaatgtaaatcaattcaaacaaaaaaaactaatgaCCTCatgcatgtacaaaaaatgaacgaaaagcaaatatgcaACAaattacaaccactgaattagacTCCTAACTAgtgacagacacatacatacagaatatgacgGATTGAGTTAAATATACAAGCGGGATTCCCCCtaaaccttggacagtggtgtttAAAATGTTTATCCTGCGTGAAATAAGAGTAAAAAACCCCAATGGTTTAAATTAACATTGAATACCTGATGTCAATCATTTCAGCAGAATAGATTAAACGATATAGAATATTCTTAagaagttaattttttttcaatgtacatATTTTAATTTAGAGACCAGCTGAGGCCCGACTACGGGTGCCGTATTGTTTCGGtgctttgaagacccattggtggccttcagctgttatctgctcttatgttgggttgttgtctctttgacacattcctcatttgcATTCCCAATTTTATCTAtgaagatagatagatagatagatagatagatagatagataattttattaaccaatcatggtgcccaaaatttgagatatacaatcaaatgaattacaaaataaagcacagaaaatgattagaatgattaaagtacatttaaacaaaaaaccacatgaatacacatttacactaattaacctgatataaaccaagttattgacaaaacatagttgttatgggtgccactgtgacctggagaaattacataatttctttatagttctaggtctatgggagacaactcctgatcaattttatttcctataatctatatatatattccttcaattttttttttcaaacaacaatattttctataattttctttcgttcttcaaaaagggggtgcaataaattagataagtttgaagtaacaaacaaatctaTATAGTGTGTTGACTAAGGCTAAAATATCGACTGCTACTGGAAAACTAATATCTTGGATAGGAGAAAGTATTAAGGGTGTCATCTAAAACTTGCCACCTCAGGATTCCTTATATTGTAATGAACCCGTATGTTCAAGGAATTCACAAACTATTCTTTCTATAAACTTCACAATTCTAAATAGAAGATTCCAACTCGACTTTTTAAATACTAAGACTCATTGCCTgtgttgaaaaatgttttaaattcaagtCATAGTGTAATaggtcttcttttttttaaatcttatatcATATGCATTTCTTATCAAGGAATTCATTTCAGATTCGATTCTACTGTTGAAAATATATGGTGTTTCATCTGATCATCACCAGGTTAAATGAATGTTACTTATCGGAAGCAAAATCCTCCATTAGACACCATCAATTCCCCCAATTGACGGCAGAAACCCTTCAACTATAAAATACAGCATTCCTTTAATCTAGAGGACGCGGCAGAGGTTACATGTAAATCGTTGACCAAATATTATCTTTCATTCCTTAGGGTCACATGTAAATCGTTGACCAAATATTATCTTTCATTCCTTAGGGTCAGTTCCTTTGAAGGTTCTTAACAACTTCGTAAGTTAAATTACGTGTTGTTCGGAAATTCGAAACCACAGCAGCAAtagcaaaacaaaaattgtaagaaaattaataatttcattaGGAAAGATCTGAGGGAAAGATAGTTTAATGTTTAAATCTTCTTCTGTTTAAGGAGAGATAACCCAATTCTAGCCATGTTCCGTCGCCTATATAACATGCATTATACTTGCCATTTACTTGATAATCTATCACGTTTTATAGATTATTCCGGGGTCTGTTTTGAAATTCTTATCGTAACGGAATTTTTTATGATATGCTCTCTTTTGAAATACTTGCGGATTTTTGCCTATAGAAGTATGGGTTTGAGGTGATAATATGCTCTCTTTTGAAATTCTTATTGTAATGTTTACCTTTAGAAGTATGGCTTGGGTTTATGATATGCTCCCTTTTGAAATACTTGCCGATTTTTTCATATAGGAGTTTGACTTTGAGGTTATAATATGCTTTCTTTTGAAATTCTTAAGAAATTCTTATCGAATTATTTACCTTTAGGAGTATGGCTTGGAGGTGAAGATATGAACACTGATGGGGTCTGGGTGTGGAGTTCTACAAATAACCCGATATCAACAACTGAGTCTGATTGGGACACAGCTAATGGGAATCCGGGCAGTGAACAGTGTATGCTGCTTTATTTGGCTTTTGGTAATCGTTGGCGGGATACTGCATGCGATGAGGAACATGCATTTATTTGCGAAAGAGGTGAACGGTTGCACTTTATTTAGTTTGTATTAGTTAAACAAGACAGAaactaaattgtttttttaacaattgtgcTGATGTTGTTTGTGCTtatatataattatcatgatCATAGACGGAGGATGTTGATTTACATCACAcgaaaaatccaaaaaaaatagttattaaaaCTAAGACCATAATTAATATGGTTGGTCACAAGTAGTTAATTTTCAGTttaatctagattttttttttaaagtcttggTACAATTATCCATTGCTTAACTATATAGATTGTAACTATCATggtaagaaaacaaacaattaccAAGACATTAATGAACATAATTATGACAGAGGACATTTGGGATGTCTATAAACACTGCAGACATGTTAAATCCTTGGTTAGTGTAGTGATACTATCGTTAACGGAACGCTTACCAGCAGTGCCATTGACCTGGTGGTTGTAAAATCTCTTGAAAAATACCAGGCTTAATGATATTTGGTACATCGGAATATCTGCAACATTAATCGATCAAAAAAGCGTCACATAATGTCAAGTAAGCTGTAGTCTGATAATAGTCGTACCGGTACAT
This genomic interval carries:
- the LOC143048653 gene encoding C-type lectin mannose-binding isoform-like codes for the protein MKICQLMIILCVSEALVVPSTREIPPSNFSLDNVDELSFLLTAVIASNIITNIESSNETASQTLATMMVMMAAMTMMSPAIAPMMVPLMATTSVLLINSNMDQNTCPSDWVVLDDSCYFFSELTNSLTWNDAQDYCNERGAKLAEPETMQEVNLLKTEANNKYGVVDNGVWLGGEDMNTDGVWVWSSTNNPISTTESDWDTANGNPGSEQCMLLYLAFGNRWRDTACDEEHAFICERV